The nucleotide window GCCCATAAAAACAACGGATTTTCCTGCTAATTGTTTCGCCATCAAGATGGCTTGGGTTGCCAAATCATCATCTCTCATAGAGATTTGATCAAATTTGCGTAATGCCTGCGGACGATTTCTACGGATCAAATCCATCAAGGCAAGTGCTTTATGGCTTAGCGTAATCCTTAATAATTCTCGAAGTGTTCCGGTTTGGCCAGCTACCACCGATTGATGATCTTCCCACCGTTGCTGATTGAGGAACATCAAATCTTTCGAGAGCACATACCATGGATCAGTATGTGGTTCTGATGGGGACATAATAAAACCTCCTCCTAGAGTTGTGGTACTCGTTTAAGGTCATTCCATAATCCAAGGACTTTAGCCCGAAACACGACGAGTTCTGTACTTACTCCATAGGCTGCTGCAATTGTTTCGATTGAACGCTGTTTCCAAATAGCACGCGCGAGCATGTGGCGAGGAAGCAATACAGCGGCGGCAGTCCAGTAGGCTTCTTGTTCAATGCCGCGTAAATAGAGGCGGCGATCAAGATCGCTACCTTCCTTCATCACCAGTGAAGGCTCATGCCCATAATAGATATGGGCAACCTCTTCCATAATGGTGACCGCAGCTCGCTCCTTCGTTTGTTTTGGATTCAAGATAATAATCATCCCTCCTTCCGGATCAGGCCCACCAAGTCCTGACCACACCGAGGGATCTTGATTTTCTATATATTGACGATCTGCTTCGGACAACTGGGGAATATCCGATGGCAAAAGAATCGTTACTCCATAAACCTCAGCAATGCGGTAAGGATCAACGTGTTCATCGCGCGAGATGCCAGCATCTTGCCGAAGGGCATACGCATGCTGTTCGATATGGTTGAGAAACCTATCGGTAGCGGGTGATTGCTTATGTGGATCGATAATAAATTGTTGTCTGGTTGCCATGCCCTTCGGTCCTTTCTGCTGGGCTTCTAGCTAATAATTATTCGTCATCGGACTGGGTTGTACTCCGTCGGGTGGTTGTCAAGGTATGGAAATTATCATAGGTAGTCTTAAACATGTGGCTGAGGGCATTGGCAAGATCTCCATCAAGATTAGGATCAGCCCGTAAATGTGCCTCAACAATATCGGTTACCGACTTTTGCTCTAACTGAATTTCAACGACTTGATCAACCGATACACCAAGCCATGAGGCCAAAAGCACGATAGTTTGTGGATTGGGTTTGGGTATTGCCCGATTTATCCCTAATGGTTTTTCATAAAAACCACGTTCCCATCGTGAAAGGGTCGCAGGGCTGATGCCAGATTCGTTCGCTGCTTCTTCGAGCGTAATACCATCACGCCCACGTTTTGCTTTTATAAGATTGCCAATATCCTCCAGTTTTACCGTCTTACCAGATCCTGATTGTTTCGTGCTTGCATTCTCCTTTTGCGGGTCCATGCGAATCACTCCTTGTTATATCCTGCTATATATATAGAACAATTGTATCATTACTCAATCACTCGTGCAAGATATATTTTTTTCACGCGTGAAATATTGTAACTACAATCAATAGTATATCGACACTATTTGAATTGAAGTGGATTTAGATACTAAACCAAGATTTTGTATGCAGACGAGCCATGGCTCATTTGACAGCTACTTCATAGCATCTTCTATTGTTTATTAATTGGTATGCACGATTGAATCTTAATGTAGGCATCCCCTTTTCTGTTTTGGATTCTCTGCCAGCGGCTGCCGTGTTCACGCATGGCAACTGCTGGCGAAGTGGGTAGAGCATAGTAGAAAGTGGTTAATGTGTGCAGCTTGAGCGTATCGTTCTTTCTTTGGCTCCCACAGAGGTTTGATGTAAAAAGCTGATTTTTCAAGTGGCTCTAGGAGTGTCATGGAAATGGCGCAGCAAGTTGCGATACGCCCCAATATGTCACTTTTATCGTATTGGCGAACACATACACATCGGGTAAGCTAGCTAATTCATAGTTGGTTTTTTATTTAATCCACTATCCTTCAAAATACTGGAATTAAATCACCTCAACCAACATTCGTGCGGTCAGCCGCAGACTGAACATAACGCTTTTTGTAAATTCGCTGATAAACAACGGTTTCACTATTCATCACAACCCCAAGATTCGTGCTACCACACGCCACACCATTAACAATGAATGCTAGGGCCGTTGTTCGCTGAATGGACATGCAGGGTATTTGCGCTCGCCAACGCAGATTCCCCCGATTTTCTCTATCGACCATGCGTGCTGACGTGGCAATTTTTGATTACGTGATCGCGCTCTGATATCAAGGTATGGGGCATCGGATAAAATAGGCAGTACTCAACGCATCACGAACAAACCGTGAGCAATTGCTTGCATCGGAACCAGTGCTTTGCTAGGATAGTGGAACACACCTGCCAGCCCAAAGGATTGCGCGATGGATGATCTCGATCTGCATCTTGCCTTGGAAGCCCTACGCACGAACCCTGCCGCCCATGTCTATCACGAACGGATCACGCGAGGCATGCAGGCAATTGAACAGGGAACCCTCACGCCCTTTGAGCGCGATGCCCTTCACCGTCTCCTTGCGCGATTTCCCATACCAACCCCATCCCCTGATCCCGTGGCCGCCTTAATCGCCGCCTTTCAAGACAAACTACCGTCTGTTGATCCCGTAGCCTTGAGTACCGCGATTCACGCCCTCGTGGCAGGTAATACCTCCCAGCTTGATGGCAAATCGCTTGCCCTCACGATTGAACAACGTGGGCAAATCCAGATTGCGAACCTAGCGGAACGCAATGTCGTGATGGGGGATCTGAATCAGCTGGATATTTCCGTCCATATTCCAATTCCTGATGCGCGATTTGACCATCTGATGCAGGCCGCGTTCCAGCGCCAAACCCATGAACGGATCACGAAAGCCGCCCAACAAATCGAAAGTGATCGCCTGCTCAATCTCCGCCTTCAGGGCTTTGTCGGTCGGGTCGCAGAACTGGCCGCCATTCGTGAGCACATTGCAACGATGCGGCTCACGGGCGGCTATGTGCTGATCAAGGCGCTAGCAGGAGAAGGCAAGAGCAGCAGCATTGCCAAGCTGATTCAGGAGGCGGGCATTGCGGCGACCCCGCACCACTTTATTGCCCTGACCACAGGTCGTGAGTATCAAGTAGGCTTACTCCGCGCGGTCGTGGCCCAACTCATTCTCAAGCATGGACTGACAGTTTCGTACTTCCCCGAAGAAAGCTATCCAGCGATGAAAGCCGAATTTACACGAATCCTCGACGAGCTTTCTACACACGGTATCCAGGAAACGATCTATTTGGATGGCCTTGACCAACTTCAGCCGGAGATCGACGGCTCACGCGATCTCTCGTTTCTGCCGCCACAGCCGCCGCCCGGCATGGTGATCGTGCTTGGCTCGCGGCCTGATGAGACGCTAAAACCGCTGGAGATTCTGCATCGCGTCGATTATGACCTCCCGCCACTGAGTGAAGCCGATGCGTTAGCGTTGTGGCGATCGGTCCAGCCTGGCGTGGTAGATAGCCTCTTCCATGATCTCTATGTCGCACTGAAGGGCAATGCGCTGTTTGTGCATTTGGCTGCCAATACCATGCGTGATCAATCAGTGGTTGATGCGACCAGCTTGATTCAGAAGATTGAGCAGAATCCCAGCAACCTCTTTGGGATTACGTTGGAACGAATTAAACGCGTGCCGCTCTCCAAGTGGGACACCGTGTGGAAACCCATATTGGCGCTGTTGCTCGTCGCCCAAGAACCACTCCGGCTCGATGTGGTGGGTGATCTGCTGGAACACGACCACGACACGATACAGGATGCGGTGTGGGTCTTAGGGGGATTAGTGAGTCAGGGAATTGATCAACGGGTTACGCTCCATCACCTTATGTTTCGCGACTATCTTGTTGTGTCGGTGTTCAATCAGCGTGAAGTTAAACGCTGGCAGCAACAGATGGCCGACTGGTGTGCGAAGGATTTGGAGGGCATTTGGGCCGATGATCGCGACCCCATTGAACAGGCACGGCGAGTCTATGCGCGGCATCACTATATAACGCATCTCTTCTTGGCCGAGAATTGGACAACGCTGTGGCAGGTCTTGGATGCGGGCGATTATGGCGAACACAAAACCCGCTTTGATCCGAGTACCCGACTCTATGCCCTTGATTTGAATCGCGGGCGGGAGAGTGCTATCAACGCAGGACAATCGACTGAAGAACATATCCAGAACCTGCCGCGTCTCTGGAAGTATAGTCTCTTACGGACAAGTTTAACCAGCCGTGTTGATCAATGGCCTGATGATTTAGTTGAGGTCTTGGCGATGCTTGGGAGAACGCAAGAGGCATTAGAAAGAATAGAGTTATCTTCTTCTATTGAGAAAAAAATATTTTTATGGGCTAGAATTATTAATTGGTGTAATGAATCTCAAAAAACAACAATTTTTTCACGAATAAATCAAATTATTACAGACAATTCCTTATTATATAACTCTGAAATCATTAATTCTGTTTTTCAAGTAATCTTATCTACAAATAGAATAGAACAAGCTATAGAGATTGCATTACAAATCGATGACAAGATAAATCGCATATTATCCATAAATATAGTATTGAATAAATCAATAAACTTATTGAATTGCAATATATTCAATAACCTCTTAGATG belongs to Herpetosiphon gulosus and includes:
- a CDS encoding ImmA/IrrE family metallo-endopeptidase, with translation MATRQQFIIDPHKQSPATDRFLNHIEQHAYALRQDAGISRDEHVDPYRIAEVYGVTILLPSDIPQLSEADRQYIENQDPSVWSGLGGPDPEGGMIIILNPKQTKERAAVTIMEEVAHIYYGHEPSLVMKEGSDLDRRLYLRGIEQEAYWTAAAVLLPRHMLARAIWKQRSIETIAAAYGVSTELVVFRAKVLGLWNDLKRVPQL
- a CDS encoding helix-turn-helix transcriptional regulator encodes the protein MDPQKENASTKQSGSGKTVKLEDIGNLIKAKRGRDGITLEEAANESGISPATLSRWERGFYEKPLGINRAIPKPNPQTIVLLASWLGVSVDQVVEIQLEQKSVTDIVEAHLRADPNLDGDLANALSHMFKTTYDNFHTLTTTRRSTTQSDDE